In a single window of the Phocoena sinus isolate mPhoSin1 chromosome 7, mPhoSin1.pri, whole genome shotgun sequence genome:
- the ATP5MC3 gene encoding ATP synthase F(0) complex subunit C3, mitochondrial, translated as MFACAKLACTPALIRAGSRVAYRPISASVLSRPEARTGESSTVFNGAQNGVSQLIQREFQTSAVSRDIDTAAKFIGAGAATVGVAGSGAGIGTVFGSLIIGYARNPSLKQQLFSYAILGFALSEAMGLFCLMVAFLILFAM; from the exons ATGTTCGCCTGCGCCAAGCTCGCCTGCACCCCAGCTCTG ATCCGAGCTGGATCCAGAGTTGCATACAGACCAATTTCTGCATCAGTGTTATCTCGACCAGAGGCTAGGACTGGAGAG AGCTCTACGGTATTTAATGGGGCCCAGAATGGTGTGTCTCAGTTAATCCAAAGGGAGTTCCAGACCAGTGCAGTCAGCAGAGACATTGATACTGCAGCCAAATTTATAGGTGCAGGTGCTGCAACAGTAGGAGTGGCTGGTTCTGGTGCTGGTATTGGCACAGTCTTCGGCAGCCTCATCATTGGTTACGCCAG AAACCCTTCGCTGAAACAGCAGCTGTTCTCATATGCTATCCTGGGATTTGCCTTGTCTGAAGCTATGGGTCTCTTTTGTTTGATGGTTGCTTTCTTGATTTTGTTTGCCATGTAA